GACGGGTCGTGGTGTTGATGTCCGGCGGCTTCGACTCGCCCGTCGCCGTGTATCGCATGATGAAGCGTGGCTGCGAGGTGACGCTGCTCCACTGCCACGCCTACCCCTTCGTCCGCTCCACCTCGATTGAGAAGGTGGTCGAGCTGGCGCAGCACCTGGGACGCCACCAGCCCGGCATGCGCCTGGTCATTGTCCCGATCGGGCAGGCACAGCGGCAGATCGCGATTGCCACCGAGCCGGAGATCCGGGTCGTCCTCTACCGGCGGCTGATGATGCGGATCGCGGAGGCCATCGCCGAGCGGGAGGGGGCCAAGGCCATCGTTACCGGCGAGAGCCTGGGGCAGGTCAGCTCCCAGACTTTGGACAACCTGCGGGCGATCGGCGCCGCGGTCAAGCTTCCGATCCTCCGGCCGCTGATCGGGTTCGACAAGGAAGAGATCCTGGCCGAGGCCAAGCGCATCGGGACCGAGCCGATCTCGCGGGTGCCCGACGACGACTGCTGCACCGTCTTCGTGCCGCGCCACCCGACGACCCACGCCACGATCGAAGAGGCCGAGGCCGCCGAGGAGCCGCTCGACGTGAAGGCGCTGGTTGAGAGTTCCCTCGCGCAGCGCACCGAGTACCGCGGCGACCCGGCCAAGTGGAACGTGATGGACGCGCTGGCAGGCGCGGCCTGAGAACTCCCGAGCCAGGTTAGACCTGCTTTTCGCTCGCGAGCATCTGGCTTGGCTGTACCGGGACGTCGGGCTCGGCGGCCGGCGCTCCCACTTCTTCCTGCAGCCGCGCGCTGGTGACGACCTCGATCCCGGCCGCGGTGGCGATGCTGGCCGCAACTTGATCCGGCGTCACCACCTGTAGGCGGATGTCGCGGCGCAGTGCCTCGGCTGCCAGCCACTGCACGTCCGGGAGATCCTCCATCGCCAGCGCGTCGCTCGCGATCAGCAGGACCACGTGCTGGCGATCGTAGCGGCCCAGGTGCTGGCTGAAGCTGTGGAGTTCACCCGGCTCGCGTAGTGCGACCACGTGGCGCGCGGGCGGGTGCCGCAGCTCCTCCAGCACCGCCAGCACGATCAGCTTCGACGCCGCCAGGAGCGGCACCGCGAGCACCAGGCCCAGGGCTCCCCCGATCGACGCTCCGGCCAGTACCCCAAAGATCACCATCAGCGGGTGGAGGCGAACGATCCGCCCGACAAGCTGCGGGATGACGAAATGGTCCTCCATCAGGCGGAGGGCAAGATAGGTGAGGCCCACCACGGCAGCGAGCTGCACCGGTGTCCAGCCGAAGGGGGTGCTCCCCTGCGAGAGGGCCACCGTTACCGCAATGCCACCTGCGGTCCAGGGACCGATGATGGGGATCAACTCAAGCGCGCCGGTGGCGATGGCGAGCGCCAGGGCGTATTGCACCTTCAGGATGCTCAGTGCGATGAACGTGGCCACCGACATGATGGCGAAGAGAATCACCTGCGCCCGGATGTAGGCCCCGAACGTCGCGTTGACCTGGCCGCTGACCCGCTCGAAGGTCTGGTGGTGCCGTGGCGGCAGCAGGTTCGACAGGCGCTGTACCAAGCGGCTGCCCTGGAGCAGGAAGTAGTAGGTGGCCAACAGGTAGACGAGCAGGTGGATCAGGAAGCCGACCGTCTGCAAGACGAGGGAGGGCGCCTCACGGCTGAAGCGAGCCGCGACA
This genomic window from Sphaerobacter thermophilus DSM 20745 contains:
- the thiI gene encoding tRNA uracil 4-sulfurtransferase ThiI → MPEIRPVVVVRVHEVALKGRNRPWFMRVLRRNLAHALRGVPYQDLKLRSGRALITLNDVAEWSQVRERLSQVFGVANFSLTVEAGLPIEEIREAIGALLEAEGPPPGTFRVRAKRSNKDYPLISPEIERDLGAYIQQRTGAPVDLRRPDRTYRVEVLHDAAYVSSETIPGPGGLPVGVSGRVVVLMSGGFDSPVAVYRMMKRGCEVTLLHCHAYPFVRSTSIEKVVELAQHLGRHQPGMRLVIVPIGQAQRQIAIATEPEIRVVLYRRLMMRIAEAIAEREGAKAIVTGESLGQVSSQTLDNLRAIGAAVKLPILRPLIGFDKEEILAEAKRIGTEPISRVPDDDCCTVFVPRHPTTHATIEEAEAAEEPLDVKALVESSLAQRTEYRGDPAKWNVMDALAGAA
- a CDS encoding AI-2E family transporter; the encoded protein is MHPLDRLRETRLLPVVVGLVLLALGLFLLRVAHILPPFVWAAVTAYLLHPVVNRVQRGLRIPRPVAIAMVFVLIAGILGVVGVRVVPTLYEQLRSLIASLPSLIDTARQELVRNERISIGGVTIDTAAINAQIEEVSKDVAARFSREAPSLVLQTVGFLIHLLVYLLATYYFLLQGSRLVQRLSNLLPPRHHQTFERVSGQVNATFGAYIRAQVILFAIMSVATFIALSILKVQYALALAIATGALELIPIIGPWTAGGIAVTVALSQGSTPFGWTPVQLAAVVGLTYLALRLMEDHFVIPQLVGRIVRLHPLMVIFGVLAGASIGGALGLVLAVPLLAASKLIVLAVLEELRHPPARHVVALREPGELHSFSQHLGRYDRQHVVLLIASDALAMEDLPDVQWLAAEALRRDIRLQVVTPDQVAASIATAAGIEVVTSARLQEEVGAPAAEPDVPVQPSQMLASEKQV